Genomic DNA from Halomonas sp. BDJS001:
CGTGCCCCCTGGGTGAACCGCGCGCTTAACGGTGAGCGAGTCAGCTTTGAAGTCTCGCTGCGAGTCAACGAGGCGATGCGCTATATGCTGGTCACTTACACGCCGCACTTTGGTGACAGCCAGGCGATTCTAGGCTTCTTTGCGCTCTATCAGGATATTACCGAGCGCCGCCAGGCAGAGATTGCCCTTAAAGAGACCAACGAAACCCTTGAGGAGCGTGTACGCGAACGCACCCAGGCACTCTCCGAAGCCAACGCGGCGCTGCGCCAGGAGAACCGGGTACGTGCCGAGGCGGAGCTTGCGCTGCGCCAGGCCAAGCAGTTGGCGGAAGATGCCAATGCCTCGAAGACGCGCTTTTTGGCCGCGGCCAGCCACGACTTGCTGCAACCGCTGAACGCGGCGCGGCTATTTACCTCTGCACTGATGCAGAACGTGACTACTACCGATACTCAGCGCATCGTTGGCCATATCGACAACTCGCTGCAGGCCGCCGAAGAGCTGCTAAGCACCCTGCTGGATATCTCCAAGCTGGACGCAGGCGCTTTAACGCCGCGGCGCAGTCACTTCGCCCTGGCCGATATTTTCCGCCCGCTACGCGCCGAGTTTGAAGTGATGGCGGACGAGCGCGGTCTGGATTTAGAGGTCGTGCCTACCCAGCTCTGGGTCGACTCAGATCCGCAAATGCTTCGCCGCATTGTGCAGAACTTCCTCTCCAACGCCATTCGCTATACCCAAGAGGGGCGCGTACTGCTGGGCTGTCGCCGCCAAAAAGGCTGGCTCTCCATTGAAGTATGGGACAGCGGCCCCGGCATTCCTGAGTCCAAGCTGACGGAGATTTTCCAGGAGTTCCGACGCTTGGATCAGGTTTCACGCCATAAAGAGAGTGAGAAAGGGCTGGGCCTGGGGCTCTCGATTGCTGACCGTATGAGCCGGGTGCTGGATCACCCCATTAAAGTACGCTCGACGGTAGGCAAAGGCGCGGTTTTCTCAGTTAGCGTGCCGATTGTGGCAGCCAGCGAGGCAAGCAGTGGCGAACTCGAGCCGCAGACGAGGCGCGGCAGCCATAAGCTGAGTGGCACACGGATTGTGTGTATCGACAATGAGACACTGATTCTGGAAGGTATGACCGCCATGCTGAGCGGCTGGGGCTGCGAGGTATTTACCGCCACCAGTATCGGCGGAGCCAAATCGATCCTGCGCAATATGGATGGCGACCCGGACGCGATTCTGGCCGACTACCATCTGGATAACGAAGTCACCGGGTTAATGGCGCTGGAAGCGCTCAGCGAGCGTTTTGAAGGGGCGGTGCCAGGGATCGTGATTACCGCTGACCGAACCGAGGCAGTGGCCGAAGAGATCAAACGGGCGGGCTATCAACTACTGCTGAAGCCGGTTAAACCCGCGGCGTTGAGGGCGTTACTGACGCGCACCCTGCAGGCCAATCGCGCGGCGCGTTAAGCGCCGCGGTTGTATAGCCGTTGGTACTGGCTTAGGAAACGACTTTCGGTGGCTCTACTTCAAGTTTTTGAGCCGCGATCACCGCTTGAGTACGCGAGTGCACGCCAAGCTTACGTAGAATCGCTGTTACGTGGGCTTTGATCGTGGCTTCAGAGACACTCAGTTCGTAAGCGATCTGTTTATTCAGCAGGCCTTCGGTGAGCATATTCAAGACGCGGAATTGCTGGGGGGTCAGCGAGGCAATCGCCTCAGCGAAGCGCGACTCCTCTTCGCTGGTCTCTTCCAGCACGTTGGCCAACGCCTCTGGCAACCACACTTCGCCCTCCAGGATCTCCCCTACGGCCTCAGCAATTAGTTGTAGCGACGATGATTTAGGGATAAAACCCGACGCGCCGTAGTCAATAGCACGACGCACCACGTAGGGCTCATCGCTGCCTGATACTACCGCCACGGGAATATCGGGCATTTGACCACGCAGTTGGATCAAACCGGAGAAGCCGTGGGCTCCCGGCATATGCAGATCGAGCAGAATCAAGTCGGCATCAGGATGGCGATTCACCACGTCAGTGGTGGCTTCCATGGTATCCGCTTCGACAATTTCCGCCTGGGGGGCCAACTGGCGTAACGCTTGGGTCAGCGCTGCACGAAACAGCGGGTGATCGTCAGCGACGATAAACTTATGAGCTACTGCCATGGATATTCCTCCGGTTCCTCGAGCAGCGGGGTTGTCTGCCGCCGCGACGCTAGGCTCTTACGGTTGTGAAGCATGGTACCCCATGGGCTTCATCATGCCCAAGCATCACATGCACAATTTATAATAGATCGTTCATCCGAGTGAAACACGTATCTATAAACGCGTATCTATAAATCCATATCTACAAACACAATCGTGCCGACCTACTCAGGTCGGCACGGTTTTACGAGATAAACAGGCCTGATTAGGCTAAACAGCCTATAGTAGTGCGCCCTTACTGATTGGCGCGGTGCTCAATCAGCTCATCGACCACCGAGGGATCCGCCAGAGTACTGGTGTCACCCAAGCCATCACACTCGTTGGCAGCAATCTTGCGCAGAATACGGCGCATGATTTTACCCGAGCGGGTTTTCGGCAAGCCTGGCGCCCACTGAATGACATCCGGCGACGCAATCGGGCCAATATCCTTGCGCACCCACTGGGTCAGCTCTTTTTTGAGCTCATCTGTCGGGTCGATACCGTCATTCAGGGTGACATAAATATAGATGCCTTGTCCCTTAATATCGTGTGGGAAGCCAACAACGGCTGCTTCTGCAACGGCACTGTGGGCAACCAGCGACGATTCAATCTCGGCGGTGCCCATGCGGTGACCGGAGACGTTCAGAACGTCATCCACACGGCCTGTGATCCAGTAGTAGCCATCCTCATCACGGCGACAGCCGTCACCGGTGAAGTACATGCCATCGTAGGTCGAGAAGTAGGTCTGGACAAAACGCTCGTGGTCACCCCAAATAGAGCGCGCCTGGCCCGGCCAGGCGTCGAGAATCACCAGATTACCTTCAGTGGCGCCTTCCAGCTGATTGCCTTCATTATCGACCAGTGCGGGCTTCACACCGAAGAACGGCACCGTCGCAGAGCCAGGCTTAAGCGGCGTGGCGCCCGGCAAAGGGGCAATCATGATGCCACCGGTTTCGGTTTGCCACCAGGTATCCACAATCGGGCATTTCTCGTTGCCGATAACGCGGTAGAACCACTCCCAGGCTTCCGGGTTAATAGGTTCGCCCACTGAGCCAAGCAAGCGCAGGCTATCGCGCTTGCTGGAGTCCATGACGTTTTCGCCATGAGCCATTAGGGCACGCACCGCAGTGGGCGCAGTGTAAAGAATATTAACGTTGTGCTTATCAACGATATCCCCCATCCGGCCATGGGTAGGATAGCTGGGCACGCCCTCAAACATTAGTGTGGTCGCACCATTGGCCAAGGGGCCATAGATGATATAGCTGTGCCCGGTGACCCAGCCAACATCCGCGGTGCACCAGTAAATTTCACCCTCTTGATAGTCAAACACGTACTGGTGGGTCATGGCAGCATAGGTCAGGTAGCCACCGGTGGTGTGCTTCAGGCCTTTAGGCGCACCGGTAGAACCGGAGGTGTAGAGAATAAACAGCGGGTCTTCGGCGCCCATGGCTTCCGGTTCACACTCGCTGGACTGCTTGTCGACCAGCTCATCAAACCAGACATCGCGGCCCTCTTTCCAGTCGATCTCACCGCCGGTGCGCTTCACCACCAAGACGTTTTTGCACACATCAGTGCCGTCACGGGTCAGGGCGGCATCCACGTTCTCCTTCAGCGGCACGTGCTTGCCACCGCGTACCGACTCATCGGCGGTAATCACCAGTTTGGAGTCGGCGCCGATAACACGCTGGGCAACGGCGTCCGGCGAGAAGCCACCAAAAACAACCGAGTGAACGGCCCCGATACGCGAGCAGGCCAGCATCGCCATGGCGGCTTCGGGAATCATTGGCATATACAGCGTGACGGTATCGCCTTTACCGATACCCAGCTCTTTCAGCGCATTGGCCAGCTGATTCGTGCGTGCATAGAGTTCACGATAGGTAATATGTTTGGAGTCGTCGGGATTGTCGCCTTCCCAAATGATCGCCGTCTGATCACCACGCTTCTCAAGATGGCGATCAAGGCAATTGGCACTGACATTCAGCAGGCCATCTTCAAACCAACGAATATCGACATTGTCACGCGCAAAGGAGGTATTTTTGATTTTAGTGGGCGCTTTAATCCAGTCCAGACGCTTGGCCTGCTCGGCCCAGAAGCCTTCCGGGTCGTCCATCGACTGCTGATACATGGCCTCATATTTGGCTTTATCGGCCCAGGCATTGGCGGCGAAATCGTCGCGCACCGGATAGACGTTCTGTTGATCGCTCATAAAATTGCCTCTGTCCGTGAAAATGCACTCTCTAAGAAACTGTAGTCGATACGACTATTTATGGGGCCTGATTGGCCATTATCGTAAGTATCGACTGCCATTAATGTTCCCCTAGCATAAACCTCCTCGCGCAGGCTTCCCTTTAGACATTGGTATTATCGTTTTTTATTTAAAAAACAAAGATTTATAAACAAATCACGAGACAACTTCAGGCCTGTAGACCAAGGTCTTAGCGCAGTTTCGACAGCGGTAGCGGCGCCCATTTACCACTAAAGCATGACGCCTCGGGGTAAATTGATGAAAGCGGCAATCGCACTGGTAACGATAAGGTGCGGACTGCGCCTGCTTAATGTCAAACCGATGGGTCACGCTGGGCACTAAACCAAAAAGATCACGCATTACCGTTTTCCACTCGTGCCCGTGGGGTTTCAGACGCGGGCCATTATCCAAATGGAACACCAGCCAGTGAGCCATTTCATGGGGAATCACCTCATCAAAAAAAGCCGTGCGGTTTTCATTCAGTAGTACCGGATTAAAACGTAAACCGCCGTGACCAAGGTGCGCTTGCCCGGCAGAGGCGCCGCGCAGGTTAAACCACACGTTGGGAGCTGGCAGCGCAGGACACACTTCACAGCAGCGCTGCCACGCCTGCTCAACGCGAACCCGCGCGGCCTGGTGCAGCGCCGTTTCCGACATGGCTGCCAATTCAGCGGCGGGCCAGGGGGGCAGTGGTAATGTCTTCATTAGTGATAAACTAGCCGTTAAAGATAACCATTGATGAATGTTTGTATTAACGAGGCTTTACTCATGGCAGAGCGCAGCGATACGCCTGAAACGAACACGCCCCCGCAACCACTGCTCGAGGATGAGCAGTTGGATAGATTGGACGACTTCCTCGATTCCGATCAAGTGGATGAAGACGCCCTGGATCTGATCTCTGCCCATGGTTTTTAGTGGCCCTTGCGGTAGCCCCCAGCGAAGTGCCCACGACCCAGTGGCTGGCGGAGCTATTCCAGGGTGAGCCGCGCTACGCCGACGATGCCGAGCGCGATGAGATTACCACCCTGCTCACGCTACTGCGCGACAATGCGGTGGCGGTACTCGAGCAAGGCGGCTTACCGGAACTCCCCTTTGAACTCACTCTGGGCGGTGAACCTGCCGAAGAGACGCCGATTGGCGATTGGTGTGCGGGCTTTATGGAGGGCGTCTTCAGCGACGAGAGCGCCTGGTTCCAGGACGATGAAGAGGCCGCCGCCACTCTACTGCTGCCGTTTATGCTGCTCTCCGGACTGTTCGACGATGAGCCGGACATGGCCGAGCTGGCCAAGGATCAAGCGCGCCAGGAGTCACTGGTGGTACAGTTGCCGGAACTGGTGTTGGATCTTTACCTGCACTACCGCGTGCCCCAGGAAACGCCCAAACCCAAACCGCGCAAAAAAACGCCTGCAAAAGGCAAAAAGCGCTAGGTGCTTCGATAGAGACGTAGGTAAGCACGTAGGCATACGACGCTATTTAAGCCGCATTATCAGCGCGTCAAGCACACCATAGAGCCACTCCCGGACGCGCTGCCCCCAAGGCCGGGCCGCCCATGCCTCGGCATCAACCTCCTGGCTGGCGGCAAAGTTACGCTCAAACAGTTCGCGTACATCGGCCGCGAGCTTCGGATCCTTCACCTCTTGGTTAGCCTCTAAGTTCCAGTGCAAATTCCAGTGATCAAAGTTACACGAACCAATGCTCACCCACTCATCGGCGAGCACAAATTTGGCATGGATAAAGGTCGGCTGAAACTCAAAAATACGCACTCCAGCCTTGAGCATAGTGTGATAAAAGCGCTGACCGGCAAAGCGTACGCTGGGATGATCATGCTTTGCTCCCGGTAGCAGTAAACGCACGTCAATCCCGCGGCGA
This window encodes:
- a CDS encoding response regulator; translated protein: MAVAHKFIVADDHPLFRAALTQALRQLAPQAEIVEADTMEATTDVVNRHPDADLILLDLHMPGAHGFSGLIQLRGQMPDIPVAVVSGSDEPYVVRRAIDYGASGFIPKSSSLQLIAEAVGEILEGEVWLPEALANVLEETSEEESRFAEAIASLTPQQFRVLNMLTEGLLNKQIAYELSVSEATIKAHVTAILRKLGVHSRTQAVIAAQKLEVEPPKVVS
- a CDS encoding SprT-like domain-containing protein, with the translated sequence MKTLPLPPWPAAELAAMSETALHQAARVRVEQAWQRCCEVCPALPAPNVWFNLRGASAGQAHLGHGGLRFNPVLLNENRTAFFDEVIPHEMAHWLVFHLDNGPRLKPHGHEWKTVMRDLFGLVPSVTHRFDIKQAQSAPYRYQCDCRFHQFTPRRHALVVNGRRYRCRNCAKTLVYRPEVVS
- the acs gene encoding acetate--CoA ligase, with amino-acid sequence MSDQQNVYPVRDDFAANAWADKAKYEAMYQQSMDDPEGFWAEQAKRLDWIKAPTKIKNTSFARDNVDIRWFEDGLLNVSANCLDRHLEKRGDQTAIIWEGDNPDDSKHITYRELYARTNQLANALKELGIGKGDTVTLYMPMIPEAAMAMLACSRIGAVHSVVFGGFSPDAVAQRVIGADSKLVITADESVRGGKHVPLKENVDAALTRDGTDVCKNVLVVKRTGGEIDWKEGRDVWFDELVDKQSSECEPEAMGAEDPLFILYTSGSTGAPKGLKHTTGGYLTYAAMTHQYVFDYQEGEIYWCTADVGWVTGHSYIIYGPLANGATTLMFEGVPSYPTHGRMGDIVDKHNVNILYTAPTAVRALMAHGENVMDSSKRDSLRLLGSVGEPINPEAWEWFYRVIGNEKCPIVDTWWQTETGGIMIAPLPGATPLKPGSATVPFFGVKPALVDNEGNQLEGATEGNLVILDAWPGQARSIWGDHERFVQTYFSTYDGMYFTGDGCRRDEDGYYWITGRVDDVLNVSGHRMGTAEIESSLVAHSAVAEAAVVGFPHDIKGQGIYIYVTLNDGIDPTDELKKELTQWVRKDIGPIASPDVIQWAPGLPKTRSGKIMRRILRKIAANECDGLGDTSTLADPSVVDELIEHRANQ